The proteins below come from a single Dinghuibacter silviterrae genomic window:
- a CDS encoding glycosyltransferase: protein MNPIIPLCAFYLFCAIIAIQVFYYLFFFSRVAFHKEPSEGAGETLPVSVIICARDESRNLSERLPSVLEQDYPLEHEVLVINDNSFDDTKFVLERFTSDYPRLKPVELHQEAQLIIGKKFPLSVGIKTARYDTLVLTDADCTPASREWVRSFQNAYHPGTEVVLGYGPYEKKPGLLNRIIRFETFHTALQYFSYAQAGLPYMGVGRNLSYKKDLFFRNKGFAGHNQIPSGDDDLFINAVANARNTRIVLDASSFVYSPPKATWAEWLRQKQRHFTTSRYYKPVHKFLLGLYSGTHFLVYPLLLLSLLVTPAPWSWYIWPVFGLRFLLQAVIFYQAMRTLREKDLFWWFPLLDLWQFIYYVIFAPAVWKRPSNKWK from the coding sequence ATGAATCCGATTATCCCCCTCTGTGCTTTCTACCTCTTTTGCGCGATCATTGCGATACAGGTCTTTTACTATTTGTTTTTCTTTTCCAGGGTTGCATTTCACAAAGAACCTTCCGAAGGAGCCGGCGAAACCCTACCCGTCTCCGTGATCATCTGCGCGAGGGACGAGTCGCGCAACCTTTCGGAACGCCTCCCCTCCGTCCTGGAGCAGGATTATCCCTTGGAGCACGAGGTCCTGGTGATCAACGACAATTCCTTTGACGATACCAAGTTCGTGCTGGAACGGTTTACCTCCGACTATCCCCGGCTCAAACCCGTAGAGCTCCACCAGGAGGCCCAGCTCATCATCGGCAAGAAATTCCCCCTGTCCGTGGGGATCAAAACCGCCAGGTACGATACCCTCGTCCTGACGGACGCCGACTGTACCCCGGCCTCCAGGGAATGGGTCCGCAGTTTTCAAAATGCCTATCATCCCGGCACTGAAGTCGTGCTGGGGTATGGCCCTTATGAAAAGAAGCCCGGCCTCCTCAACCGGATCATCCGGTTCGAGACCTTTCATACGGCTTTACAATATTTTTCCTATGCCCAGGCGGGCTTACCCTATATGGGGGTCGGCCGGAATCTGTCTTACAAAAAGGATCTTTTTTTCCGGAACAAAGGTTTTGCAGGCCATAATCAAATCCCCAGCGGGGACGACGACCTTTTTATAAACGCCGTCGCCAACGCCCGGAACACCCGTATTGTCCTGGACGCGTCCAGCTTCGTTTATTCCCCCCCGAAAGCCACCTGGGCCGAATGGCTGCGTCAGAAGCAACGGCACTTTACCACCAGCCGGTATTATAAACCCGTCCACAAATTCCTGCTGGGGCTGTACAGCGGCACCCATTTCCTGGTGTATCCGCTGCTGTTGCTCAGCCTGCTGGTCACGCCCGCGCCCTGGTCCTGGTATATATGGCCCGTCTTCGGTCTGCGCTTCCTCCTCCAGGCCGTGATCTTTTATCAAGCCATGCGTACACTCCGGGAAAAGGATCTTTTTTGGTGGTTTCCCCTGCTGGATCTTTGGCAATTCATATATTATGTGATCTTTGCCCCGGCAGTATGGAAACGCCCCTCCAACAAGTGGAAATAA
- the rsmG gene encoding 16S rRNA (guanine(527)-N(7))-methyltransferase RsmG, protein METPLQQVEIIQRYFGEFTPQQLRQWTQLDAVYREWNERINVISRRDIDSLYERHVLHSLAIATGFVFPAGAQIVDIGTGGGFPGIPLAIFFPEATFHLVDSIGKKIKVVEEAVKALGLTNVRTYHARAESLPKGAFDFAVSRAVAPLLDLWTWGRPLLRNQHLPGSPHKNGLVCLKGGDLTDEIARSGLRPHVWELSTLFTEPWFAEKYMVYVPR, encoded by the coding sequence ATGGAAACGCCCCTCCAACAAGTGGAAATAATTCAGCGCTATTTTGGCGAGTTCACGCCCCAGCAGCTCCGGCAGTGGACACAGCTCGATGCGGTCTACCGGGAGTGGAACGAGCGCATCAACGTCATTTCCCGCAGGGATATCGACAGCCTGTACGAACGCCACGTCCTCCACTCCCTGGCGATCGCCACCGGGTTTGTCTTTCCCGCCGGCGCTCAAATCGTCGACATCGGAACGGGCGGCGGTTTCCCCGGTATACCCCTGGCCATATTTTTTCCCGAAGCGACCTTTCACCTCGTGGACAGCATCGGTAAGAAAATAAAGGTGGTGGAAGAAGCGGTCAAGGCCCTCGGCCTCACCAACGTTCGCACCTATCATGCCCGGGCCGAATCGCTCCCCAAGGGCGCCTTTGACTTTGCCGTCAGCCGGGCGGTGGCGCCCCTCCTGGATCTTTGGACCTGGGGACGGCCGTTGCTTCGGAATCAACACCTTCCCGGCAGCCCGCACAAAAATGGTCTTGTATGCCTCAAGGGAGGAGACCTGACCGATGAGATCGCGCGCAGCGGGCTCCGGCCGCACGTCTGGGAGTTGTCCACGCTCTTTACCGAACCCTGGTTCGCAGAGAAGTACATGGTGTACGTGCCCCGGTGA